One Chitinophaga sp. H8 DNA window includes the following coding sequences:
- a CDS encoding conjugal transfer protein TraI has product MKKIIVMMMLLVGLITMPTQKAHAIWWVVVKAAVKKAILAADLAIQRQQNKVIWLQNAQKTIENAMSKLKLEEISDWTEKQRSLYKNYFEELNKVKTIITYYKRIKEIGEKQLQLVNEYKRAWSLIRDDKHFRPEEISYIARVYQGILEETVNNVEQLTMVVNSFSTTMSDAKRLAIIGAAGDQVDQNYADLKRFNSENYLLSLSRSKNEIEARQLRVLYGIQQ; this is encoded by the coding sequence GTGAAAAAGATAATTGTGATGATGATGCTCCTTGTGGGACTAATTACTATGCCCACTCAAAAAGCACACGCGATCTGGTGGGTGGTGGTCAAAGCAGCGGTAAAAAAAGCAATCCTTGCTGCCGACCTTGCGATCCAGCGCCAGCAAAATAAGGTGATATGGTTGCAGAACGCGCAGAAAACCATTGAGAATGCCATGTCAAAGCTCAAATTGGAGGAAATTTCGGACTGGACAGAAAAGCAGCGGAGTTTGTATAAAAACTACTTCGAAGAATTAAACAAGGTAAAGACCATTATTACCTATTACAAACGCATCAAAGAGATTGGTGAAAAACAGCTTCAATTGGTGAACGAATATAAAAGGGCATGGAGCCTGATTCGTGATGATAAACATTTCAGGCCGGAGGAAATCAGTTATATCGCCCGCGTCTATCAGGGTATACTGGAGGAAACAGTCAATAATGTAGAGCAGCTGACGATGGTGGTCAATTCATTTTCGACCACCATGAGCGATGCAAAAAGGCTGGCTATTATCGGCGCAGCAGGTGACCAGGTGGATCAGAATTACGCTGATTTGAAACGGTTTAATTCGGAGAATTATCTTCTTTCTTTATCCCGTTCAAAAAATGAAATAGAGGCCCGGCAGCTAAGGGTTTTGTATGGCATTCAACAGTAG